The genomic region TGGGCGATCACCTGCTCCGCTCGCGCGCCCTGCCCCAAAACATGACCAAGCCTTCGGATCTGAGCTTCCGTTTCGGCAAAACTGCTTGGTACGTCGAGCTCCATCACAGCGATACCGCTCCGGTGAAGCTGGGCAACAGTCGTGCGGGTCGTATATCTCCCCGCGACCACGAGATCGGGCCTGAGGGCGATGACCTCTTCTGCCAGCCCCCGATTGGCAGGAAAGAGCGCCGCCGGCGCCGCCAGATTGGCACTGGCCGGATCCTGAGCCAGGCTGGTCACGGAGACGATCTGCCGGGGGTCCGCGATCCGCAGCACCAGTTCGTCAGCACACATGTTCATTGAGACGACCCGTTGCGGAGCCGCAGCGGCGCTCGATGCAAGGCAGATAAGAGCAAGCCCCGCCAACAGCTTTTGAATTGATGTTCCCATCAGAAGGTAAGCCTGACGCCGGCATATCCGCCAAAACCCAACGTGCCGTAACCCCAAACCTCATAGTATTTCTGGTCGAGAATATTCTCGAGACGGCCATAGAACTGCAGATTGTCGTTGATTTTGTAGGAACCCGCGATATTTACTAATGTATAATCCTTGAGATTTATGGTGTAACGCTCGCTGTAGTCAGCGTTATAGACCCAATCCTTCTGTTCACCATTGTAGTCAACGCCAATATTAAGCTGCGCCTTGTTGTCCAGGAACACATAATTGACGTCGAGACTGGCGATGTTTTTTGGCCGCCGCACCAATGTGTCGCCATTGGCATCCTCACCATCCGTATAGGTGTAAGACGCCCGCACCGTGAGGTTTGCCATCGGCGTGACACTGACTCCGAGCTCGACGCCATCAATCTTCGACGTGCCCGGCAGATTGATGGAGGTCTGGCCGGATCCCGTAATCAGGTCAGTGATCCGCTGGTTGAAATAGGTGAAGTCGAGTGTCCCCCAGCCGAACAGAGGCTGATCGAAGCCGGCATCCCATCCCTCGGCGGCCTCCGGCTTCAGGTCCGGATTACCGCGGTAATTGTTGGTGAACCCGTAGAGTTCGAACAGGGTCGGATTCTTGACGCCCGTTCCATACGAGCCTCGGAGCTTCGTGCCTGATGGTGCGATGACATAGGCTGCCGTCGCTCGATACGTCGTCGCATCCTTGAAGACGTCATTGTCGTCATGCCGGACACTGCCGGTAATCGACAGATCCTTGAAGAAACGCGCTTGATACTGTCCCACGAAGCCGGTTGTACCGATCGTCTCGTCGAAACTCGACCAGATGCTTTTGGAGATCGCTCTGTCCTCGTCACGCTCGACGGCAAACGTCAGCGTATGGCTCGCATCCAGGAGTGAAGGCGTGGTGAAGAAGAGGTTGGACTGGTAATCGAGCCGGCTGCGCTCGCCGTCATAGCTGCTGGTCACCATCCGCGGATCAAGATCGCGATAGGCCCGGTTCTGATCCGTATAGGCGAACCCGGCGATCTGTTCCCAATGACCGTCGAGGAGTACAAGTCGCGCCTGGGCGCGCGTGAAGAATTGCTCGCCCTTCACGTCCTGGAGCGAATCGACCGGTCCCGTATGGCCGTATTTTGGATAGAACATCTCCGAATCGAGATCGGTCCTGTTGGCCGTATAGCGGACCACGGCGGAGAGATCCAAAGTGTCGGTTAAACTGTAGCCGCCCTTGGCGAAGACAGTAGCGTTGCTGTAGCTGTCCTTCTCCGTGTTGCCGAGCCGAGTGCTCGCCGCGGAAATGCCCTCGGTCTGAAATCCTGATGCACTGGCGATGAACCTGTATCGGTCGGTGCCGCCGCTCACCGAGGCGTTGCCGTCGATGGTGCCGAACGCGCCGCCTTCGACCCGCGCCGCTGTCCGCACCTGACCCTCGCCACGCCGGATGATGATGTTGATGACGCCGCCCACGGCGTCCGAGCCATAAAGCGCACTTTGCGGCCCGCGCAGCACTTCGATGCGCTCGATGTCGTCGGCGAGCAGCTGCGCGAAGTCGAATTCGGATCCGGCTGCGGGGTCGTTCACCTCGACACCGTCGATGAAGACCTTGGTCTGGTTGCCCTCCGAGCCTCTGATCCGCACCTGGGTGAACTGCCCCACCGGCCCGGTCCGATTGACGGCGACCCCTGGGACTTGCCGCAATGCTTCGGACACGAATTTGATCTGCTGCTCGCGAATCTCCTCACCGGTGATGATGGTGACGGCGCTCCCGACCTGTGAAAGGGGCGTCTCCACGAGATTGGCTGTCACCGAGATCTCGGGCAGGTCGACATTGCCTCCAGAGGTGAGATCGGCATCCTGCGCCTTGGCGCTGGCGATCCCGGCGAGCAACGCGGTGAGCACCACGCACACGGAGGTCCGGATGGGGACGACAGTGTTGGGTATGGGGCAGGAAGGAGTTGAAAGGCACTCCGGTGCGGAGTCCTTGCGGACGATGAGCAGGAACATGAAACCTCGAGCGGCACGCGGCCTTGTGGCACGTCACCGCGATCGAGATATCGCCGCTTCCGGATGGAGAACGGCAGACCTACCCACCGAGACACCCCGCCCGATGTGATCGCGTGTGACCACGGTTGACGGCAGGTCTCCTGACTTGCGGGTCGTTGTCGTTCCGTCGCCTTCCCAGAGCTTTTGGCTCCAGTGGCCTATGACGGACAACTCGCCGCTTACAGTTGCGGGGGCAGTCCCGGCGTTGGGGCAAGCCCCGCACCGTGTTCCCTATTGAGCCTCAAAGAGGCACCGTCACAGGCGACAATGTTCGGCCGCTCTCGCTGAGTCAATCCTAGATCTTCATGAGGTTGAACAAGGCGCGGCTGACCTGGGTGTCGGGTCTGTCGAGCTGCCTGGGTTCGGTGAAGTGGTTGGCGGTAAAGACTTCCGTTCGGCTCTCCAGCCGCCCCATGC from Rhodoligotrophos appendicifer harbors:
- a CDS encoding TonB-dependent receptor plug domain-containing protein: MFLLIVRKDSAPECLSTPSCPIPNTVVPIRTSVCVVLTALLAGIASAKAQDADLTSGGNVDLPEISVTANLVETPLSQVGSAVTIITGEEIREQQIKFVSEALRQVPGVAVNRTGPVGQFTQVRIRGSEGNQTKVFIDGVEVNDPAAGSEFDFAQLLADDIERIEVLRGPQSALYGSDAVGGVINIIIRRGEGQVRTAARVEGGAFGTIDGNASVSGGTDRYRFIASASGFQTEGISAASTRLGNTEKDSYSNATVFAKGGYSLTDTLDLSAVVRYTANRTDLDSEMFYPKYGHTGPVDSLQDVKGEQFFTRAQARLVLLDGHWEQIAGFAYTDQNRAYRDLDPRMVTSSYDGERSRLDYQSNLFFTTPSLLDASHTLTFAVERDEDRAISKSIWSSFDETIGTTGFVGQYQARFFKDLSITGSVRHDDNDVFKDATTYRATAAYVIAPSGTKLRGSYGTGVKNPTLFELYGFTNNYRGNPDLKPEAAEGWDAGFDQPLFGWGTLDFTYFNQRITDLITGSGQTSINLPGTSKIDGVELGVSVTPMANLTVRASYTYTDGEDANGDTLVRRPKNIASLDVNYVFLDNKAQLNIGVDYNGEQKDWVYNADYSERYTINLKDYTLVNIAGSYKINDNLQFYGRLENILDQKYYEVWGYGTLGFGGYAGVRLTF